In the Caldibacillus debilis DSM 16016 genome, one interval contains:
- the adhE gene encoding bifunctional acetaldehyde-CoA/alcohol dehydrogenase, with the protein MAIVEKEVQKKTDHYQEIDALVKKGQEALNQFFLLDQEAVDRIVKEMALAGQKEHMRLAKLAYEETKRGVYEDKVIKNLFATEYIYHHIKYDKTVGIIKENVHEGIMEIAEPVGVIAGITPVTNPTSTTMFKALIAMKTRNPIIFAFHPSAQQSSKEAARVMLEAAVKAGAPEHCILWIEHPAVEATRYLMKHPGISLILATGGAGMVKAAYSSGKPALGVGPGNVPCYIEKTADIKRAVNDLILSKTFDNGMICASEQAVIIDKEIYEKTKNELKQNGCYFVTKEEKKKLEKIVIDENSCTINSAIVGMPAKVIADMAGIQVPEDTKILIAELEKVGPEEPLSREKLSPVLACYKVNSTEEGFERAEQMLEFGGLGHSAVIHSNDEAVIREFGKRVKACRVIVNQPSSQGAIGDIYNAYIPSLTLGCGTFGGNSVSTNVGAVHLINKKTVARRRVNMQWFKVPPKIYFEKDATQYLSKMPEISRAFIVTDQGMIQHGYVDRVLYYLRKRPDYVHCEIFSEVEPDPSVDTVMKGVEMMFHFQPDVIIALGGGSPLDAAKAMWLFYEHPETEFNGLKQKFLDIRKRVFKFPKLGRKAKLVAIPTTSGSGSEVTSFAVITDKKLDIKYPLADYELTPDVAIIDPAYVMTVPKSVTADTGMDVLTHAIEAYVSNMANDYTDGLAIKAIQLVFEYLPRAYKNGQDELAREKMHNASTIAGMAFSNAFLGINHSLAHKLGGAFHIPHGRANAILMPHVIRYNATKPTKFVAFPKYEHFIADKRYAEIARILGLPAKTTEEGVESLVQAVIGLAKELEIPMSLEALGIDRDAFEKKVHELAELAFEDQCTTANPKMPLVSELEEIYRQAYKGV; encoded by the coding sequence TTGGCCATCGTTGAAAAGGAAGTTCAGAAAAAAACCGATCATTACCAAGAAATCGATGCGTTGGTTAAAAAGGGACAAGAGGCATTGAACCAATTTTTCCTGCTGGATCAGGAAGCGGTTGACCGCATCGTGAAAGAAATGGCCCTTGCCGGGCAGAAGGAGCATATGCGGCTGGCCAAGCTGGCCTATGAGGAAACGAAGCGGGGAGTTTACGAAGATAAGGTGATCAAAAATTTGTTCGCCACCGAATATATTTATCACCACATCAAATATGACAAAACCGTCGGCATCATCAAGGAAAATGTTCATGAAGGCATCATGGAAATCGCCGAACCGGTGGGCGTCATCGCCGGCATAACCCCGGTCACCAACCCGACATCGACGACGATGTTCAAGGCGCTGATCGCCATGAAGACGAGAAACCCGATCATTTTTGCTTTCCATCCGTCCGCCCAGCAGTCGAGCAAGGAAGCGGCCAGAGTCATGCTGGAAGCGGCGGTGAAAGCCGGGGCCCCCGAACATTGCATCCTGTGGATCGAACATCCCGCCGTGGAAGCCACCCGTTATTTAATGAAGCATCCGGGCATCTCCTTGATCCTTGCCACCGGGGGAGCGGGCATGGTTAAAGCGGCTTACAGCTCCGGAAAACCGGCGTTAGGGGTCGGCCCCGGAAATGTGCCGTGTTACATTGAAAAAACCGCCGACATCAAACGGGCGGTGAACGATCTGATCCTTTCCAAAACCTTTGACAACGGCATGATTTGCGCATCGGAACAAGCGGTTATCATCGACAAAGAAATTTACGAGAAAACGAAAAACGAATTGAAACAGAACGGCTGCTATTTCGTGACGAAGGAAGAAAAGAAAAAACTCGAAAAAATCGTCATCGATGAAAATTCTTGCACGATCAACAGCGCCATTGTTGGCATGCCAGCAAAAGTTATCGCCGATATGGCGGGAATCCAGGTGCCCGAAGATACAAAAATCCTGATTGCCGAGCTGGAAAAGGTGGGACCGGAAGAACCCCTTTCCCGGGAAAAATTGAGCCCCGTTTTGGCTTGTTATAAAGTGAACAGCACCGAAGAGGGATTTGAACGGGCGGAACAAATGTTGGAATTCGGCGGTTTGGGACACAGCGCAGTCATCCATTCCAACGATGAAGCGGTCATCCGGGAGTTCGGGAAACGGGTGAAGGCGTGCCGGGTCATCGTCAATCAGCCCTCTTCCCAGGGAGCGATCGGGGATATTTACAACGCCTATATTCCGTCATTGACCCTCGGATGCGGCACCTTCGGCGGAAACTCGGTATCCACCAACGTCGGGGCCGTGCATTTGATCAACAAGAAAACGGTGGCGAGAAGGCGGGTGAATATGCAGTGGTTCAAAGTTCCGCCGAAAATTTATTTCGAAAAGGACGCCACCCAATATTTGTCGAAAATGCCGGAGATCTCCCGGGCGTTTATCGTCACCGATCAGGGGATGATACAACACGGCTATGTGGACCGGGTATTGTATTATTTAAGAAAAAGGCCGGATTACGTCCACTGTGAGATTTTTTCCGAAGTGGAGCCGGATCCCTCCGTGGATACGGTCATGAAAGGCGTGGAAATGATGTTCCATTTTCAGCCGGACGTCATTATCGCCCTCGGCGGGGGATCGCCGTTGGACGCGGCAAAAGCGATGTGGCTGTTTTATGAACATCCAGAAACCGAGTTTAACGGATTGAAGCAAAAATTTTTGGACATCCGCAAAAGGGTGTTCAAATTTCCGAAACTGGGGCGAAAGGCCAAACTGGTGGCCATCCCGACGACTTCCGGTTCCGGGTCCGAAGTGACGTCCTTTGCCGTGATCACGGACAAAAAGCTGGACATCAAATATCCGCTGGCGGACTATGAATTGACGCCGGATGTGGCCATCATTGACCCGGCGTACGTGATGACCGTTCCGAAATCCGTCACTGCAGATACGGGAATGGATGTGTTGACCCACGCCATCGAAGCTTATGTTTCCAACATGGCGAACGATTATACGGACGGATTGGCCATCAAAGCCATTCAGCTTGTCTTTGAATATTTGCCCCGGGCGTATAAAAACGGCCAAGATGAGCTGGCGCGGGAAAAAATGCACAACGCGTCCACCATTGCCGGCATGGCTTTTTCCAATGCCTTTTTGGGCATCAATCACAGTCTGGCCCATAAGCTCGGGGGCGCTTTCCATATCCCCCACGGCAGGGCCAACGCCATTCTGATGCCCCACGTCATCCGGTATAACGCGACGAAGCCGACCAAGTTTGTCGCCTTCCCAAAATACGAACATTTTATCGCCGACAAGCGGTATGCGGAAATCGCCAGAATTCTCGGACTGCCTGCGAAAACGACGGAGGAAGGCGTGGAAAGCTTGGTTCAGGCCGTGATCGGACTGGCGAAGGAATTGGAGATTCCGATGAGCCTGGAAGCCCTCGGCATCGATCGCGATGCCTTCGAAAAGAAGGTGCACGAACTGGCCGAGTTGGCTTTCGAAGACCAATGCACCACGGCGAACCCGAAAATGCCTTTAGTCTCGGAATTGGAAGAAATTTATCGGCAGGCGTATAAGGGCGTTTGA
- a CDS encoding efflux RND transporter permease subunit, which translates to MKSIINFVLRNKFAVWLLTLIVAASGIYSSTRMKMETIPDISIPYLMVMTAYPGATAEEVMDKVSIPIEKTVENLEGVKAVYSTSYAGLSSIQVEYDYEQNMADARRELQNAIDDVTLPDEAMEPKISGISMNMMPVLAFSVSSSKEDIAELTSTVEDILVPRIEKIEGVASVTVTGQQIEEAELKFDGQKLASLGLKEEDVKNLIKANDLDVSLGLFEFKDAEQAVRVDGKFTTVDELKNMLIPVKPGPNQPQPFVRLGDIASVEIVGKVESVSRTNGKEAIAIQIVKAQDANTVTVVNEVKKLMADLEEKIDGLTVETTLDQGQPIVDSVKTMVGKALFGGLIAVLVILLFLRDFKSTLITIISIPVSILLALLLLHWLGITLNLMTLGAITVAIGRVIDDSIVVVENIYRRLHLKEEKLTGRALIRSATIEMFQPILASTLVTVAVFAPLAFVGGMVEELFMPFALTIAFSLGASLLVAITIVPAFSHTLFKKKLYSEKTEIPHKELGKLAVSYKKVLNWALNHKAVTSLIAIVLLVGSLMLTPLIGVSFLGNEQEKVMYLTYTPKAGELPETTLQNVKEMEEKMLARDDVETVQISINHEADVMSAAFGTGSKGALMYVIFDPDTKDFLDVKAKIEEELKKTGHSGTWKSQDFSATAFANNELSYTVYSEDLDKLKETVDEIEKIMAESDRLKDVSTSLEENYDEFTLKVDQKTLLPYGLTTGQIAAMLNPNMQEEVLTTVQKDGKDLEVVIKKDKKTPETIDDLLAQQVQTPTGASVKLSDLVKVEKGQVPNKFDRSKGQYYATVTGTIIGDDVSRASKEVNEKIDELKLPKGVELGETGVTSDIKETFTKLGVAMAAAVAIVYFILVVTFGEGLAPFVILFSLPFAVIGSFFGLWIAGETISVSVMMGLLMLIGIVVTNAIVLVDRIIHMERAGMPMREAILEAGATRLRPILMTAIATVGALIPLLFGEESSGFISKGLGITVMGGLTSSTLLSLLIVPIVYEVLSKLLRKNRKEIQEN; encoded by the coding sequence TTGAAATCGATCATCAACTTCGTGCTGAGAAACAAATTCGCGGTATGGCTTTTGACCTTAATTGTCGCCGCCTCAGGCATCTATTCCAGCACCAGAATGAAGATGGAAACGATCCCGGACATTTCCATCCCCTATTTGATGGTCATGACCGCCTATCCCGGCGCAACGGCGGAAGAGGTGATGGATAAGGTCTCGATCCCCATCGAAAAGACAGTGGAAAACCTGGAGGGCGTCAAGGCCGTTTATTCTACTTCCTATGCCGGTTTGTCCAGCATCCAAGTGGAATACGATTATGAACAAAACATGGCCGACGCAAGGCGGGAGCTGCAAAACGCCATCGATGACGTCACGCTGCCGGATGAGGCGATGGAACCGAAGATTTCCGGAATCAGCATGAACATGATGCCCGTCCTCGCTTTCAGCGTCAGCAGCTCGAAAGAAGACATCGCCGAGCTGACGTCGACGGTGGAAGACATCCTTGTCCCGCGGATCGAGAAAATCGAAGGGGTCGCTTCCGTCACGGTGACGGGGCAGCAAATCGAAGAAGCGGAACTGAAGTTCGACGGGCAAAAGTTGGCCTCCCTTGGCCTCAAGGAGGAGGACGTCAAAAATCTGATCAAGGCCAATGATCTGGATGTATCCCTTGGCCTGTTCGAATTCAAAGATGCGGAGCAGGCGGTCCGGGTGGACGGCAAATTTACGACCGTCGACGAATTGAAAAACATGCTCATCCCGGTAAAACCCGGTCCGAACCAACCCCAGCCTTTCGTCCGCCTGGGCGATATCGCCTCCGTGGAAATCGTCGGAAAGGTGGAATCCGTGTCGCGGACGAACGGCAAAGAAGCGATCGCGATCCAGATCGTCAAGGCACAGGATGCGAATACGGTAACAGTCGTGAATGAAGTGAAAAAACTGATGGCGGATCTCGAAGAAAAGATCGACGGCTTGACCGTCGAGACGACCCTTGACCAAGGGCAGCCGATTGTCGATTCCGTGAAAACGATGGTCGGAAAAGCCCTGTTCGGCGGGCTCATCGCCGTATTGGTCATCCTGTTGTTCCTGCGGGACTTCAAATCGACGTTGATTACCATCATTTCCATTCCCGTTTCCATCCTGCTGGCCCTTTTGCTTCTGCATTGGCTCGGCATCACCTTGAACCTGATGACTTTGGGGGCGATTACCGTCGCCATCGGCCGGGTGATCGACGACTCCATCGTCGTCGTGGAAAATATTTACCGCAGGCTCCATTTGAAAGAGGAAAAATTAACGGGACGGGCGCTCATCCGTTCGGCCACCATCGAGATGTTCCAGCCCATTTTGGCTTCCACCTTGGTAACCGTCGCCGTTTTCGCGCCGCTGGCCTTTGTCGGCGGGATGGTGGAAGAACTGTTTATGCCCTTCGCGCTGACGATCGCCTTTTCCCTGGGCGCGTCGCTCCTGGTTGCCATAACCATCGTCCCCGCTTTTTCACATACATTGTTTAAGAAAAAGCTGTACAGTGAAAAAACGGAGATCCCCCATAAGGAATTAGGGAAATTGGCCGTTTCTTACAAAAAAGTGCTGAACTGGGCATTAAACCATAAAGCCGTCACTTCCTTGATCGCCATCGTCCTTTTGGTCGGCAGCTTGATGTTGACGCCGCTGATCGGCGTCAGCTTCCTCGGCAATGAGCAGGAAAAGGTGATGTACCTGACGTACACGCCCAAGGCGGGGGAATTGCCGGAGACGACGCTCCAAAATGTGAAGGAAATGGAAGAAAAGATGCTGGCCCGGGACGACGTCGAGACGGTGCAAATTTCGATCAACCATGAAGCCGATGTCATGTCCGCGGCCTTCGGAACGGGATCGAAAGGCGCCTTGATGTACGTCATTTTTGATCCGGATACGAAAGATTTCCTCGATGTCAAAGCAAAAATTGAAGAGGAATTGAAAAAGACCGGCCATTCGGGTACATGGAAAAGCCAGGACTTTTCGGCGACCGCCTTTGCCAATAACGAGCTCAGCTACACCGTTTACAGCGAGGATTTGGACAAATTAAAGGAAACGGTGGACGAGATCGAAAAGATCATGGCCGAAAGCGACAGGCTGAAAGATGTGTCTACCTCGCTGGAAGAAAACTATGATGAGTTTACGTTGAAAGTGGACCAAAAGACCCTCTTGCCTTACGGTTTAACGACGGGCCAAATCGCCGCGATGTTGAACCCGAACATGCAAGAGGAAGTGCTGACGACCGTTCAAAAGGACGGAAAGGATCTTGAAGTCGTAATCAAAAAGGACAAAAAGACACCGGAAACGATCGACGATCTGTTGGCCCAGCAAGTTCAAACGCCCACAGGCGCCTCCGTAAAACTTTCCGATCTGGTGAAAGTGGAAAAGGGCCAGGTGCCGAACAAATTTGACCGGAGCAAGGGGCAATACTATGCCACCGTCACCGGGACCATCATCGGCGATGATGTCTCGCGGGCATCCAAAGAAGTCAATGAAAAAATCGATGAGCTGAAACTCCCCAAAGGGGTGGAATTGGGCGAAACGGGGGTCACCTCCGACATTAAAGAAACCTTTACGAAATTAGGCGTCGCCATGGCCGCGGCGGTAGCCATCGTCTATTTCATCCTCGTCGTCACCTTCGGCGAAGGATTGGCACCTTTTGTCATCTTGTTCTCCCTGCCCTTCGCGGTCATCGGTTCCTTCTTCGGGCTTTGGATCGCCGGAGAGACGATTTCCGTTTCCGTGATGATGGGTCTCTTGATGCTGATCGGGATCGTCGTCACCAACGCCATCGTGCTGGTCGACCGGATCATCCACATGGAGCGGGCGGGAATGCCGATGCGGGAGGCGATTCTGGAAGCCGGCGCAACCCGTTTGCGCCCGATCCTGATGACGGCCATCGCGACGGTCGGCGCCCTCATCCCGCTGTTGTTCGGCGAAGAAAGCAGCGGCTTCATTTCCAAAGGTTTGGGGATTACCGTGATGGGCGGTTTAACCAGCTCCACCTTGTTGTCGCTGCTCATTGTCCCGATCGTTTATGAAGTCCTTTCGAAACTCCTTCGGAAAAACCGGAAAGAAATCCAGGAAAACTGA
- a CDS encoding TetR/AcrR family transcriptional regulator — protein sequence MTKRQLIMEKAIELFATQGIESTSVQQITELCGISKGAFYLSFKSKEELILSIIDHFMKKIAAEIDRVVRKKAEPQVKLYEYFLTTFQIFQEHKDFAKMFVKEHLQTVNEELLEKLNRYEELIDDAILRLLEELYGGAVEAKKYDLLFCMKGFIDGYAKIFFTLDRPVDLEKLSRSLAEKTNLLAKHSSAVFIDEGLMREMRHPAKNKITLPQVLEEIGRLSEEVEEPLERESLDLLAEQLQKEKPSRAIVFGLLQNLKNDEKCGWLIFLVNRLLDQ from the coding sequence ATGACGAAAAGGCAGCTCATTATGGAAAAGGCCATCGAACTCTTTGCCACGCAGGGCATCGAATCCACATCCGTCCAGCAAATCACGGAACTTTGCGGGATTTCGAAAGGCGCTTTTTATTTGTCGTTCAAGTCGAAAGAAGAATTGATCTTGTCGATCATCGACCATTTTATGAAAAAGATTGCCGCCGAGATTGACCGTGTGGTCAGAAAAAAGGCCGAACCGCAGGTGAAACTGTATGAATATTTCCTGACGACCTTTCAAATTTTTCAGGAACATAAGGATTTCGCCAAAATGTTCGTCAAAGAACATCTGCAGACGGTGAACGAGGAACTGCTCGAAAAATTGAACCGCTACGAAGAATTGATCGACGACGCGATCCTCAGGCTGCTGGAGGAGCTGTACGGCGGCGCGGTTGAAGCGAAAAAATACGACCTGCTCTTCTGCATGAAAGGTTTTATTGACGGTTACGCCAAAATCTTTTTCACCCTCGACCGGCCGGTCGACCTGGAAAAGCTTTCCCGTTCCCTGGCGGAAAAAACGAATCTGTTGGCGAAACATTCCTCGGCGGTTTTTATCGATGAAGGCCTCATGCGGGAAATGCGGCACCCGGCGAAGAACAAAATCACCCTTCCGCAAGTCTTGGAAGAGATCGGGCGCCTTTCGGAGGAAGTGGAGGAACCTTTGGAGCGGGAATCCCTCGACCTTTTGGCGGAACAATTGCAAAAGGAAAAACCGAGCCGCGCCATTGTTTTCGGCTTGCTGCAAAACCTAAAGAACGATGAAAAATGCGGGTGGCTCATTTTCCTGGTGAACCGCCTCCTCGACCAATAA
- a CDS encoding NADPH-dependent FMN reductase, producing the protein MKTIGERYAESFDLEILSIRELPFYDQDEEADPPDAVKTFKEKVKKADGVIIATPEYNWSIPGALKNALDWLSRGDKEMKDKPVMVVGASTGILGTVRAQIDLRKILGSSGLSARVLPPSTNEFLVTNAHEKFDESGRLTDEATLQFLDAVVNRFVEFVKKP; encoded by the coding sequence TTGAAAACGATCGGGGAAAGGTACGCGGAATCCTTTGATTTGGAAATCTTGAGCATCCGGGAGCTGCCTTTCTACGACCAGGATGAAGAAGCGGATCCGCCGGATGCGGTCAAAACCTTCAAGGAAAAAGTGAAGAAGGCGGACGGGGTGATCATTGCCACGCCGGAATACAACTGGTCCATTCCGGGGGCATTAAAAAACGCGTTGGACTGGCTGTCCCGGGGCGACAAGGAGATGAAGGATAAGCCGGTGATGGTCGTGGGGGCTTCCACGGGCATATTGGGGACCGTCCGCGCCCAAATCGATCTGCGGAAGATTTTGGGAAGCTCCGGTTTGTCGGCCAGGGTCCTGCCTCCTTCAACCAACGAATTTTTAGTCACGAACGCCCATGAAAAATTCGATGAATCCGGCCGGCTGACGGATGAAGCGACGCTGCAATTTCTGGACGCGGTCGTAAACCGCTTCGTCGAATTTGTAAAAAAGCCATGA
- a CDS encoding acyl-CoA synthetase has protein sequence MSVKELTAPDFYNFVRDEVEQFAADPGRIAIKYVTEDGTSRLISYRELIERTNQYANALRHHGLKKGDRAVVIVPRSPEAYYLYLACLKAGIVIIPCSEMLRAKDLSYRISHSEANTVIAYYTLTAEVDRIGEPLPSLKNKFTAGEGEADGWISLTGLANSESVYYEGENTAREDLALLPYTSGTTGNPKAVAHTHGWAYSHLRMAGKLWLDVREGDLVWATAAPGWQKWVWSPFVSTIGLGATAFVYNGKFHPEKYLQLLQEHEINVLCCTPTEYRFMAKLNDLSKYSLPKLRSAVSAGEPLNAQVIATFKEQFGIDVRDGYGQSENTMMIGNLPGMKIKPGSMGKPLPGYVIDIIDEKGEPVRPGEVGDIGVHRSLPALFKEYYKDPGRTEAAFRGEWYITGDQAKKDEEGYFWYEGRSDDIIISSGYTIGPFEVEDALTKHPAVKECAVVASPDPDRGSVVKAFIVLRNPEDKNREDLIPEIQDHVKRLTAPYKYPRKIEFVDELPKTTSGKIRRVELRQKELENAKLQG, from the coding sequence ATGAGTGTAAAGGAATTAACCGCGCCGGATTTTTACAATTTTGTCCGGGATGAGGTCGAGCAATTTGCCGCCGATCCCGGGAGAATCGCGATCAAATATGTGACGGAAGACGGGACGTCCCGGCTGATTTCCTACCGGGAATTGATCGAAAGGACCAACCAATATGCCAACGCCCTGCGGCATCACGGGTTAAAAAAGGGAGACCGGGCGGTCGTCATCGTCCCGCGGTCGCCAGAGGCTTATTATTTGTATCTGGCCTGTTTGAAGGCCGGGATCGTGATCATTCCCTGCTCGGAAATGCTGCGGGCGAAAGATTTAAGCTACCGGATCAGCCATTCGGAAGCCAATACGGTCATCGCTTACTATACGTTGACTGCCGAAGTCGACCGGATCGGGGAACCGCTGCCTTCATTGAAAAACAAGTTTACGGCCGGCGAAGGGGAGGCGGACGGATGGATTTCCTTGACGGGGCTTGCCAATAGTGAAAGCGTTTACTATGAAGGAGAGAACACTGCCCGGGAGGATCTGGCCCTCCTGCCGTATACATCCGGAACGACAGGGAATCCGAAGGCGGTCGCCCATACCCACGGCTGGGCATACAGCCATTTGCGGATGGCCGGGAAACTTTGGCTCGATGTGCGGGAAGGGGACCTGGTTTGGGCCACCGCGGCGCCCGGCTGGCAAAAATGGGTTTGGAGCCCCTTCGTTTCGACGATCGGTTTGGGCGCCACCGCCTTCGTGTACAACGGAAAATTCCATCCGGAAAAATATTTGCAGCTATTGCAGGAACATGAGATCAACGTGCTGTGCTGCACTCCGACCGAATATCGGTTCATGGCGAAGCTGAACGATTTGTCCAAGTATTCCCTCCCGAAATTAAGGAGCGCCGTATCCGCCGGGGAGCCGCTCAACGCCCAAGTCATCGCCACGTTTAAGGAGCAGTTCGGCATCGATGTCCGGGACGGGTACGGCCAATCGGAAAATACGATGATGATCGGGAACCTGCCGGGCATGAAAATCAAACCCGGTTCCATGGGAAAACCTTTGCCGGGCTACGTTATCGACATCATCGATGAAAAAGGCGAACCGGTCCGACCCGGCGAAGTCGGCGATATCGGCGTCCACCGCAGCTTGCCGGCATTATTTAAAGAATATTATAAAGACCCGGGGAGGACGGAAGCGGCCTTCCGCGGCGAGTGGTACATTACCGGGGACCAGGCGAAGAAGGATGAGGAAGGCTATTTCTGGTATGAGGGCCGTTCCGATGACATCATCATCAGTTCCGGCTACACGATCGGCCCCTTCGAGGTGGAGGACGCGCTGACGAAGCACCCGGCCGTGAAAGAATGCGCCGTCGTCGCGAGCCCCGACCCGGACCGGGGAAGCGTCGTCAAAGCATTCATCGTCCTGCGGAATCCGGAAGATAAAAACCGGGAAGACCTCATCCCGGAGATCCAGGACCATGTGAAGAGGCTCACCGCACCGTATAAATATCCGAGAAAAATCGAATTTGTCGATGAATTGCCGAAAACCACATCCGGAAAAATCCGCCGGGTGGAATTGAGGCAAAAGGAGCTGGAAAATGCGAAACTGCAAGGATAA